Genomic DNA from Theobroma cacao cultivar B97-61/B2 chromosome 3, Criollo_cocoa_genome_V2, whole genome shotgun sequence:
AGCGAATATAGCTAGTGATAACCTTATTTGAAGAAATGATATAATTGTGATCCTGTTGATCCAACGTTGGAGATTTGTCAAGGGAAGGGGCGGTGGGGGGTTTCCTCGTTATGTTACTGGTGGGAACCAAGTGAGGTTCATGTGGCGAATGGGAAGGGAAATTGGCGGGAACAGCTTCGTGGTTGGGATTGACATTTGGGTTTAGGATTGTGAAAGTGGAGAAAGGGGAGAGAGGGTGTTTGCTTGGTggaaaaattttgaggaaagGTAAGGTGGGCTGCTTCCTTGTGTTTTTCAGATAATGATACATTTGTCATGCTTGGTCAGAAAAGGGAAAGTCGAAGATTATTAGTTATTGAGTTCTAAATGGTGGAACTCGGAAATGTTTTGAGTGCTTCGAAGTTCGGCCTATGTCTTGAGTCTGTTTCATTTGCTTTGTTCTCCATCCTAACTTGAATGTCTTGAGCTTGACTGCTTGAGACGGATCTGCAAATCACAGTCCAATATCTCTCCTCTGGTTTTTGGTTTGTTTGGTACAGGGGTAAAATTACACAAGAAAGAgttcaagagaaaaaatgaACGTCAGAGGAGAAAAAAAGTGTCATACCTTTGTAATCTTGTTAATACTCAACTTAAACCTCAATTTCATCCTTTTCGCTACTTAATCTCATTCTTGACTTTTACCAGTCCTACAAGGTgatagtttttttaaaaaacagaaaaacatTAGCGTTGAACATAGGCAGTTATCCGTAACAGCTGCAGACCGAAGCCTGGAGACCCAGCTTCATCCCCTCAACCACTGACGGTAGGCGAAAAAGGGATGATGGCTGGACGTACGCAGCCTATACGGGGTTTAACGCACTTAACAACAGGGGGTGGGGCAGCTTAATGGCATTTAGCCTTGAGTGATATTTATTTGCAAACATAAAATACCCCAACCTTGAAGCTTCATGAAGCatcaaatcataaataaatagaGATTAAAAGATGAAATAACATGACTGCAATGTTCCAGAAAGGAACCACTAAAACGTTCTCAGCCTACACCGAACCAAAACTGATGCCACTACTTCTCAGTCATAATAATGATCCATGCGCGCtctaacttaaaaaaaaaaagggcaaaacAAAAGGTCAAAAAAAAGGTATGCATGCATGTCAGGGAAAGACCATAAGTCTGTAGACCCATGGATAAATTATCTAAAATTTACACTCAAAAACATTAAATGGTTTCTAATAAAGGAAATCATCATTCCTCTAGAAAACCCTTTTTTGACTCCTGAGTATTGAATAGATCACAATGAATTCCAAGCAAGTGAAAACCATTGTGCAGCTTGCAGTGGTGGTGGAATCTCACTTGCCACCCAAAGTGGGGAACTGCCCACGATCTTCAATTGCGGGGGCTGGCACATTACTCCCTGCGATGCCTCCATATCCACCTCTGGGACCACGGCCACGGCCACGTCCACGTCCTGGGCCATAGTACCTCTCCCCTTCAGCTGGCTTCAAGAACTCATTTATGCTGACAGACTACACCGAAGCAACGTTCAAAACAGAATTTTAATAAGGGAAAAACATCTACATCATTGGCACCAATAATAGTGACATGGTGAACAAGTTGAAACAAGGATACTTTACCCATTCATCAAGCAACCTGAAATTCATAACTGCTTTACCCATTCTTCGAACAAGTTAAATAGAAAGGAAGGATTGCATTCATCCAGAAGAAGTGGGAAATCAACAAAACATGTGAGAGAAATATGCAAACCTTTTTcactctttcttctttatcaGCATCTTTGCGCTTGTCCTTTTCAGAACCCTGATTATCAAAAGCTAAGTCAATATACCAGCATAAATGAAATAGATGAAACCATATATAACAACAGAATAAACTTAAGAAATCTTACGAGTTTGATAAAGATGTCATCATTGCTCTTCTTATTTGAAAGTTGTTGCATGGACTCAAACTCTTTGACATCAACTTTCCTTTCTTCAGTCTTAAGGGCAAGCAAAGCTTTCCTCTTCTCGTCAAGAATCTTCTCATATTCTTCTAAAGTCATCTCCTAGTATAGACAGAGGAAAAAGTATACATTCAAAATTAGAATATTAAAATCAAGCAAAACTTGTTAAACCAGGGAAATCCAACCTATGTTAATCATTTGATCATCCCAAGGTTAATTCAGTTAACCAAAGAGGAAGCAAAGCCAGTTCCACCATTCAGAATCATCAAAGataaatttctaattttcagCAATGACATAGATTCATCCAACAATTATTACCTAGTTAAATAGTTTCTAGTTAGCATAGATAAACTCCACAACAGCCTGGGTTATAATTACAGTTCAAACATTGACGCTATGCACTTTGAACATATTAGAACCATCTCACATAATGTTACTAGACAAATTGCCCAATATAGAAAAAGCTCTAATAGACAACTAATAGAGTTTAAGCAAGCTATCAAAATGCATTCTATTTATGCCCTTAACACTAATTAAACAAGGAGAAATGATATTAGGGTCAGGAAATCaccaaatatattcattttaGCCCTCAGTTGAAACCATAGCCACATCTCTAGAAAATCAAAACCCTAACTGTGATCAAAGAACTACCTTATTTTCAGGCTCCTTCTCTTCAGGTTCATTTGCAGCATTCTCCTTGCTGGCATCCACGACATCTTCCTCTCCAGATTGCTTCTCAGCACCCACATTCTTTTCATTCTCAGGGACATTTACCTCAGTCTCCCTTATTTTGGCCAACATAGCAGATATATTAACAGATGAGTTCACATCacaatatacatacatacatacatgcatgcatgcatgcatatacatatataaagcATATTACATAAGGAGCTTTGTTGTGCATGCTGCTTAAGAGATCAGCAAACAGATACTCACGGAGCAATTTCATCAGTTGAAGTTCCCCAATTACCACGTCCAGCACCATCACGTTTGAACTCATTTCTGGTTATACATAAAGATAGATAGTTGAAGTGATAAATggttaataaaagaaaacatcaaCAGTGGGATTATGTGAAACAAATCACATGACCAAAAATTACAATTCAAATAAAGCAAAATACTAACCCACGTCCAGTCCCACTGCGGCGATCATACTGCCTACGAGGGCGTTCCCCTTCTCCAGATTCTTCATTGCTAAAACCACCACGACGACCCCCACGGAAAGAACCTCGAGGCCCACCAAAGCCACGCCTTTCAGATAGCTTTCCTTCTCCCTCTTCAGAGGGTCTGTACCCTCCTGAAAATCCATTGGAATTATCACCAACATTGGAATCACGATTGAACCCACTGCCACCACGTCCACCACCACGGCCTCCTCCACGTCCAGGCTCACTCTTGGCCTCTCTCACTACATAAACAAGGCAAACATGGGAAAAAGGAATGCAGGATAAATGAGTATGCACACCACActtcaataattaaaagtgATTGTCAATAAACCAACAAGAAGGTAAATCTAAGGCAAAGTTCAGCAATAAATGCCAGAATATTACAATGACCATATCATCCATAAGAATTATATTAAGTGAAGTtcaaaataaagtttaaaattcaCATAGATAAATAGATGGAATTGATAAACAGTTTTATAGCAAGACAAATAGAATCAATAAAGTTCAAAAATTTCTCATGTTCTACctcattttcaattataagaATTATATTAAGTGAAGTTCAAAATAGAGTTTAAACTTTACATAGATGAATAGATGGAATTGACAAACAGTTTCATATCAAGACAAATAGAATcaataaagttaaaaaatttctCATGTTTTACCTCATTTTCAATGATAccacgaaaaaaaaaattacacaaaaCTCACTCATGCATATCAAAAGTTCAAAACACATACAGCTTCACAGCAATAGACTTGAGCAAAAGAACTGCTTTAACGACAGATAATACTAATAAATTTcacaaatttcttttcttttatttcattcCTATACAATAATAAATATAGGTAAGACTTATACAAAGGAGCAGCTTTACTGACAGATAAGATTAATAAAACAtacaaatttcttttattttacttcaCTTCCAATCCAAAAACAACTATACATCAATCCCAACAAAGACACTCCACAAACTACGTAAACAATAGACGAAATCAAAAACCCACaaattttattccttttttgaCATTATCTTCAAAACAAAACAGACAACCAAAACCAATCAAAAAgcaagaagaaacaaaagttACCAGCTTGAGCAGGAGGAGTTGGCTTGGTGGGGAGCTTAGCAGGCTTAGCAGGCTGAGCTTGAGCTGGAGCCGAAGCAGGAGCTTTCTTAGGCTTCTCCAGCTTCTGCTGCTGAGCAGCCGCAATAAGCAAACTTGGGTCTTCAATATCATCACCCAAGAGATCGAAAGGGTTCATGGTTGCCATTTGTTAACTCGAAGAAGAAATTATATCGAAAacttagtttttctttttagctCAAAAAGAGAAACAGCAACCAAGAGAGCCCTAGTGTATGGCTAAAGCCATAGAGGTGAATATAagccaaaaggaaaagatcTAAGTTTGGTGTTTGGAAGGTAAGAAAACAGGGAGAAAGGTATGTGAGAGTGAATTATGAGAGTTATACGGGAGGGGCTCAGAAAACCCTAGCCAATGCGGCAGAGAAACGAGAGTGAGGCTAAACCTAATCTTAAAAACCCTATGGGTTTCGTTAATGTGTGGGCGAGTTCATTTTAAGAcgtgtttttcctttctttttccctgTATGTTTCTTGGACTCTAATTAAATAATCTGTCAAGGCTCATTAAAAGGAggggaaatttttttaaaaaaaaaaatctcaaagtTTACGATAGCTTCTTTAGAtaatttaatgtaaaaaacatatttatcaaaacataatagttttcCATTTCTTATAACAATATTCATTGTGCccaaaaaaatcattcaatCCAATTAGTATAGAGAATTTTACACATTTAACATTGaattattaaatatcaaattttcgaattttttaatatttaatactAAATACAATACCATATGTTTGTCTatttaaataacttaaattatcaTTGGCAAAgccaatataatataaataataatgattgaaaatatatactCAATTGATTAATACAATttctaaaaaatatgaaaattgaaaataaaaaagatataaaatattagGAGAATAGAACACTTTTCCTAATTTGACATAGCAAAAGATGCGAAACAAATCAAAGGGCCCATCCATTTAGCTAGTTATTCGAATTGGGCCGTAGGTTTCTGTTGGGCCTTGAAAAGACAAACTCGTAATCCAGtccaaataattattttgtcGGCCCAAGAGCCCAAGACAAAACATCGGACAAGTTTCTCCATCGGAATGTTTGTTCAAACAGTTgattttagtaaaaattaaaaaggaaaatacaaACAGATATGAGGATCTTCCCCCctttttcttcaaagtttGTTGGGGCAATCAAGCTAAAAGAAGACACAACAAGAAGTTCAAAGGGATTGGTTGGTTCTGGCCCATGCTGTTGTCattttaaaagctaaaaataaataaataaatgcagTGTGGATGGATCGTCAGCAACGTCCACCGACAACCAATCAAAGCGGGACTCGAGCTGCAAAACGTTGTACCTTCTGTCTAGATTTCGAGGTGAATGTGTTTAAGTCAAGATGACGTTATTTGAACGTCATGCTCGTAATTCGAAATCAAATAGTGATTAGCAACACTTTCTAGAGAAAAATAGTTAAAGGAATATAGGAAAGTTATCCTTATCACTATATTGTATTGTTGACATTATTTTCttcataattatataaaattttttagtaaattactaagattatgatataattataattaagatatatatatatatatatatttatataaatacttCATTCATAATTTTGCAATTCACAATTTGTGattcaagatttttctttttgcaataactataatttattattttaatgagaactattactaataattatatcGCTTAACAAGTCCATCTCGTGCATATTCTAGAATTTTGGAAAAACAAGGAATCTtcgaaaagaaataaaagatataaaGGAGAATTAGAAATATTGAAAgttcaaaaatatcaaaactatCTATTTCAATGATGAATCAAATTTTGAATggatgatttttaatttattatctttctttaaaattaaaggtttaatgttcaatttattttttcttttttagacTTTCCACAtcggaaaaacaaaaatcttttGACTTTCTGataattttaagttattgggTGATTGATATTATTTCAACCCTCGATTTTCCTCTATTGTCGTTGAaagagatatatatatattactttacatcatataaaagaatatttgtTAAAAACAAATGTCATACGTTCAGGAGTAGTTACATTAATGCTCTTTGGCTGGACTGAAAGCAACTGCCAATGTTTGCCCTAGTTTAAGTCGAAGAAGAGGTAAAGTCttatttttttaccttttcttttactAATTTTCTAAAGGGTTAAGACCTGTGACAAATTCAAAAGTACACGACAGGTTTGTTTGCGAGCTGTAAGCGTGTAACAACAAAGAAATGCCATTGACAATTAGATATGCTTGCCTTGCCCCTTGGGCTATAATTTATAACTTTTCTTATGCTTTGAAAAATGTTTAGTAATAACTTTTCTAATTAATACTTGGACCTGGCATTCaacttttcataattttttggTTCATTCTAACAATTCTATTACCAAAaaaagttttctttaaatcaaaagaaaaaaaaattgaccgattGAGTAggataatattgaaaaatataataatttcgCTTATATTATTTctgtaactttttttttataattttttgaagaaaaagaaagggtttCATTTGATTCCAACCacatttttaatattgtaTCCTTTACTTAGACTCCAAAAAGGGGATATGTAACCTTTGCTCATTTCCTCCAATCCCCATATCGTCATCTCCTAATACCTCAAAGTCCAAACTGTACTTATTCAACAACCGTCATCTGAAACCcctttttggttttaaatttCTGATGAATAAATCAACTCATTTATCTAACTAGCTAGAATAAGACTGTGTCACAcgatggaaaaataaaatgaaatatggAATAACTTTATAATCAAATCTagataaaagagaaagaaaggcaTTGACAAGAACATGATGATGAGGAGAAATCTGACCTCAAATGAATTAGTCAGCAATTAGTGAGAAAGGATTTGCTAAGACTAAGACTTTAGCAGAATTGAGATTTCAAATTCtataaataatattgaaaagtactCACAAATAGTTAAAGTACAATTAAAACTTCTCTCAATTAccatatttaaagaaaaaacataaaatatatatgaaactTTATCTGACCTTAAGATTATTTGCATGACTAGGGTTTTGTCATTTGCCCAAACCTTTTAATGATCATGGTTGGATTTCCTACTGCACACATTTTTTGGTGGGTAATGAAAATGAATGGCTTCGTAAAATTTGTCAATAGATATCTGTTCAATTGTAgatgaatatttaatttaaaatcaattgacaACTCTTGATGATTACATTTAAGTATAAATTATAGTTTAATTGATCAAACTTAATGCTATTCGAAGTTACGCCAttcttcaattaaaaaaaaaacctttaataaataattagtaGAGTGTATAAACTTTTCTTGGTGAATTTATTCCTTGACATGTTCATGTTACTTTAATTGTAAGAAAATGGACTTACTTTATTTTTGCTGTATATATGGTCATGAGAGGATAAATAAATCTGTTCACAACAAAATTGGCTAGTTTTGTACAGAATCTTTTGATTTGTGAAGTTAGTTAACCAATTTTCTTTACAAGGGAAATGGGGTTCTTTGCTAATTAGATAATCAATAAAAcgacattaattataatccACTACCATTATTTTAAGCAAAATCTCAGACTCACATGCCTAAgcacaaattaaaacaagaagGCAAATAATATGAAACTGTACTATTTGCAGCGTAGCAGGTTGAGCATTGACTTCATATTGTGagcacaaattaaaaatacatgACTGTATTTTTTAGGTTAAATGTTTCATTCTTATAAATAAATGAGCCACCATTGATTCAATTTTACTAATTATTACACtaataaaaatagttttttcctatggaattttcatgagaaaaaacaaaattttcttaaaaaataacttcttctcgataaattttcaacaaaatactCCAATAAAGATTCATGACGAAATTTATTCCATCAAAAAATGCCTTTGGTTTTGTAGTGTTAGCAATTTCTTGGTCATTTGGAAGATGCTTttgacttaaaaaaaataccaattttcatttgtttgaGGGTATACAAATATCCTAGACATGACAAGTTTCTACCTTTGGAACTATGAACTTTGAtactaaaagaaataaaattcaaagaaacaTAGCATATGGGCAGCTTATTTGAAATATGTGcaagctttttccatttttctttctttacttgtttttttaagtatttatatGCTTAGCTTATCCAGAAGGGCTAGGCAAACAACTAGGCACAGGGAAGCTTAAGCCATCCCTTTCAAGATTCAAACTCAAGGCCTTGTGAGTATACAATTGTTTTACGTTTGACCTTTGATCATGAACCAGCCTCGCTAAACTCCTCTTGGCATTTGCTCTAAACGGGCAGTTGGATGACAAGAATCCATCCACCAAGTGTAGGTAAGCCTCCAAATCGTGACAACACGCCACGTCTGCATTGGGTTTAAGATAGGGCGACATCTTAGTATCGACCCGTAGTTCCGTTCCGACATGGGAGTACGCCCATGGGTTGTTGTTATCTAGCATGTTGAACACTCTTGAAAAactttcatttctttgttgttgttgtGATCCTTCGCCAATGAACACGCCCGGAACCCTAGTGATCACGTCTTGATTGTTCACAATTCGTAACACCTTGACATTTTTGTCATTAAGCCGATCTACAAAGCCTTTGTTACCAACTCGAGGCCCTCCGAAGGAAAATACTGCGATCGGGGGCACTTGGGGAGCGCATGAACTCAATTCGTCGGCAACTAAAAGAGAAAGTGCGGCACCAAGGCTATGCCCCGTGATTGTAATGCTGAGGGTCTCACCCTGGTACATCTCAATCAATCTTCGCACTTCTTCAACCACTGATTCAGCCAAGCTAGGCACGTGAGCACCGGAGGTCTTGTGCAAGCTCAAGAATCCACATTCAACCTTTTGGGTTGGGTCACGGGATTCAGGAATTTGAACGAGCTGGGCTCTAAAGTTTTCAGCCCATTCCAAGCACGTGGCGGTTCCGCGTAAAGCGATAACGATATCCCTCCTTCCCATGCGTTGAATCTCCCTCTTATCGTCACAAACCGCTACGAAGCCGATCCAACTAGACCGTTGGGTCATCCACCCCAGATTGGGAGCCATGTCGTCTACCCATTTCGGCAACCCGACGGACGAGGTGGCGTATAGACTCTTGGTTACCTTGTAAGACCTATCAGGCAACGCCACGTGCCTTGGTAAAGGAGCCTCGTCTGTTGACATAGCAGGGTTGGAATGGAAACCATGGTAAGCAGCTTGAACAAATTCCCCATATCTAACAACTTCACGCCTTAGATTTTCATCGAGCGGGTCAAGCAAACCTGACCAATCATTGCAACCGTGGTACTCTCTCCAGCGAGAGCCAAGGTTGTTCCTTGGAGAATATTCCATGGTTTTTGATAAAAGCCTTTGAAGCCTGTTTAAATGACGTGGAGACATCTCTTCCGCAGCTTTCATTTCAGGCCAAAGCCTGGAAAGATTAAGCCCTTCGAGTAAACCCTTACCTT
This window encodes:
- the LOC18606192 gene encoding H/ACA ribonucleoprotein complex subunit 1; the encoded protein is MATMNPFDLLGDDIEDPSLLIAAAQQQKLEKPKKAPASAPAQAQPAKPAKLPTKPTPPAQAVREAKSEPGRGGGRGGGRGGSGFNRDSNVGDNSNGFSGGYRPSEEGEGKLSERRGFGGPRGSFRGGRRGGFSNEESGEGERPRRQYDRRSGTGRGNEFKRDGAGRGNWGTSTDEIAPETEVNVPENEKNVGAEKQSGEEDVVDASKENAANEPEEKEPENKEMTLEEYEKILDEKRKALLALKTEERKVDVKEFESMQQLSNKKSNDDIFIKLGSEKDKRKDADKEERVKKSVSINEFLKPAEGERYYGPGRGRGRGRGPRGGYGGIAGSNVPAPAIEDRGQFPTLGGK
- the LOC18606193 gene encoding phospholipase A1-Ibeta2, chloroplastic, which produces MGIYWKWLSINTMIDLLNPPWSLLSCLSSLSFCIFLFIDFFFALSLYLFLFCLSMQIGISSTLPAQNLHVYQARRANFKCQKSPLNPLTKPHPCSQKPCSSASSTELARQHLSNLDKLLQKTNQADPEQVIKAPTNGSIETKGKGLLEGLNLSRLWPEMKAAEEMSPRHLNRLQRLLSKTMEYSPRNNLGSRWREYHGCNDWSGLLDPLDENLRREVVRYGEFVQAAYHGFHSNPAMSTDEAPLPRHVALPDRSYKVTKSLYATSSVGLPKWVDDMAPNLGWMTQRSSWIGFVAVCDDKREIQRMGRRDIVIALRGTATCLEWAENFRAQLVQIPESRDPTQKVECGFLSLHKTSGAHVPSLAESVVEEVRRLIEMYQGETLSITITGHSLGAALSLLVADELSSCAPQVPPIAVFSFGGPRVGNKGFVDRLNDKNVKVLRIVNNQDVITRVPGVFIGEGSQQQQRNESFSRVFNMLDNNNPWAYSHVGTELRVDTKMSPYLKPNADVACCHDLEAYLHLVDGFLSSNCPFRANAKRSLARLVHDQRSNVKQLYTHKALSLNLERDGLSFPVPSCLPSPSG